The DNA window CAGGCGCGCACGCAGCTGAGTCTTCTCCTGACGCCCCTGCGCCTTCCCTGGTTCTCCCATAAGAAGCGCTCCCGCCAAGCGATGTTTCTGCGCAGTCTCGTCCCTCGGCTGGCTTTAtcgagcaggaagaagacgaagaggtgGCCACCGAACACGAGCTCTCTTGAAGAGCTCCAGGGCGCGCTCCAGCTGCCGACCTCGCATCCGGAAACAGCGGATTCGGCCAGTCTGTTCTGCTCTCCCCTCTGCGGTTGGAAACGTTTCCCTGGTATTCTGCTGGTTCCTTTGCAACGGCGCCCTCAGCGCCGTGCCCTGAGACGTCTGCCATGGATCAGGCGGTCAGTAATGAAAACTCGGCGAGGCACCCTGCGCATTAATCAGTCGAATGATGCCATGCCACCAGCACACCACTGCCGTGGACAGAGAGGTTTGAAGTTAGAGGTGGAATTGCGGGGTACGGAAGATACACCACAGCAGACACAGCGGCAACGTTTCCAGCAACGGCAGGACAACGAGCGAGTATCACATACGCGGACCTTGagcgctctctgcagcgctGGTGTGGCACGTGACAGAGGAAGTCTCCAGGCAAGCAACCGCTTCCTTGACGTCTTCTGCTCACCTTAGATTCACGTTCATCCCGAGTACTCTGGGCGCCACTGCACATGTGGACTTGCTTGAAAAAGCGTTCGGGAGCGCCTTTAAGTCGGCCGGATGAATAATCAGACTGGCATGTGACCCCTGTGAGGAGCGAGGATGCAATAACAAAAACCTACGCATAGCGTGGAGAAAACATCGAAACAAGCAGGCAGGCCACCGGTCCGGTGGTGTGGCTAATATGGCCGGTGAGTGTGCAAGGGACTATCTGAACGAAAGAGAATGAGAAACCGAGCGTGTGTCGAAACATTCAATGGAGCCTTTCACTGCGAGGCCCTAACGAGAGAATACAGAAGAATCAGACGCATATAACGCTGAACCGGTCGGGAGACTCAAAACCCCGTGGGCCGGACTCTTCGCACAAGAAAGACCATTCTAGTCATGAAGGATAAACTTAATGGGACTGTGACACATCAGCAGCGCTTTTCCTTGTGACAAAATGCGTCGtgctgtttccttctgtaGTCTATCTGATCGGCATGAGTGATTCTCTCTCAAAATGTTTTTCCTTATTTTGTCAGGCATGCAGGTTTTTTAtcgcgcatgcgcatgcgcggGCCGGAACCACGGGGCCGAGCGCGACAGAATTACCCTCATTACGAGACACGCTAGTGCATGCATGCCCTTTggcgttctcgtctcgtgctttttctcgggtCTGAAGCGGCATTTTCTACCAGTTTGCTTTTTTCGGTCCCTTCAAGTGGCACGTGTGTCACCGTCGTTCTGTCCGTTTCAGCTGAAAAACAAGACTAGCAACGCTCCTGTGGCAACTGCCTGTACCGTTTTCTGTGGACGtcaccgtttcctctcccgtaagaaaaggaaagaaacatAGTCGAGCAGGGCGACCAAGGCGTAGGCATGGATGACAGGTTAGCATCAGGGAGCTTGTTAGCGTGTCGTTTCCTCCTCaaacgcgcctctcctcgtgcGTTTCCGCCCTCCAGTTTCTCCGTGCGTTCTGTTCCGGACCTTACTTTCGCTCAGCCATGGAGCTCCTCTACGATTCGACGCCCGCTGGTCTCGCAACCGCCCTCGTGGGGCGCTATGTTAAGCCCTGCCTTCTCCAGCGCCAGCCGCCggtccccctctctctgtgcttcaTGGGCACTGAGGCGAAGGCGTACCTGAAAGTCAACGAAGTCCGTAATTCTGACACGAGTCGCCCGCAATCCcatcctccgtcttctcacGTTCCGTCGATCGTAAAACCGCGCACCGCGGTAGCTATCCTCGAGCGTTCTACGGGcaactgtctctccctgAAGCTGTGTGCGAAGCGCCCCCCGCCCCCGTCCGAATCTGGGTCCGGAAGTTCACATTAtactgcatatatatatatatattatacgCGTGTAgatgtctctttctccatATGGCCTACATTTTCTTCGGTCTGTACGATGCCGCTGGTGTCCTGTGCAGATCGAgcttcctgtccttcttGCCGCCAAAGACGGTGCCGGAGCAGAAccggcgtttccgcctcttcgtgAACCCGCCTCCATTTTGAGGCGCCTGGCCAGTGAGGCGACTCTCACGCCCGGATCTGGGAAAGGCCCAGCCCCCGGAACACTCCTGCTTGGCGGTGAAACTGACGTTGAACAGGCAAGTCTTCGGAGTTCGGGTCCTTGGACTTCTTCCTTCGGAAATTCCACTCTGGTTCGTTTTGGTCCTGCCTGCGCTTCCGAatgtctcgcttctccaccCAGGACACCACCGTGGGGACGTATTTTCTTCCAGCTTGATGTTTGCTCTGGCCGCATCGTCACCCCTGCTGCATGAGCAGCTGTACCTATGGCGTTTTCCACCTGAGGGAGATCCAAATGTGTTTTTGTtatcgtcttcttcgtctacGCGGTCGAGAAATGCAGTGGCCGTCCGATGGATGTCAATCCGTTTTCCCATTTTTCGTCATGTGACGCCTCCCCGCAACCGTCATTTGTCACGCCGTGCCCCGTCAAGGTCATCATTTTGGGTTGCACTCGACTGttgtcttccctccctcgtGTCACTTTTCCTGTCTCATAATCCTTCTTGGCCATCCTTTTTCAGGCGCAGGTGTCGCAGTGGCTGTCTTTCTGCTGCGAGAACAACTTCGCGATTCGAGGCGCCTCGCTGTTCCAGAATCTGCACTCTCACCTGGCTACACGGACTTTCTTCTGTGGAGAGCATCTCACTATCGCAGatttcgccgtcttcgtttcctgctATGCCTGGATGGTAAGAGAAGAGAGTCGAATGCATAGTTTGCAGTGCTGAGGGCCGTCCTGCCGACATCATTTCCTGTACGATCTCAAATGCTTTTCCGGTTCGGGCTCAAGCCCGAAGTCGTGCATTTCATCGGCATGGTGGTGAAACGTCTTTTTTGTGGGCATTCGTCTCCCCTGACCCGATTTGGACCAGGGAGATAGGTCTGAGGACCCGGATGGTAAACTGTCACACCGTCATTTCCTTTTGGTTCCCatccctcgttttccgtccTTCAGGCCTCGGCTTCTCAGAAAGAACGCATCCTGTATTGCAACTTGACGCGCTGGATGGACTACATTCAACACCTTCCAGGTACGAGTGGAATGAGGCGTAGGGACCCTGACGCGATGGTCGTCGTTTGCCGTAGCAGAGTTCTTAGTCACCTCACTTTTTCCTTAACTtctgcttctgcctttcccttgTTTTCTACGCCTTTCTCCCATCGTTTCAAGGcagtttccgtttttttccacCCTCATCAGCGGGCAGCAATAGCCAATCTAGCGCTGGTGCAGCTGATCTGCCTACTTCAACTTGTGAACTCCATCGTTTCTCAGTGAAAATGTACGATTCGATCCTAGGACGTCTTAGAGAATCAAACGGGTTCATCCTACCGGTACAGAGAGCAGAGTGGGGTAATCGATCTCCGACGACAAAGCGAACGGTGGCGCATCCCAGACCGTCCCTTTTCAAGTCTGTCATGTCCCTGTGTATGTTGAGGCCTAGACGCAGAGGGGACGAGTTTCCTTACTTCCTCACGTGTTTCGGCCACGTCCCATGGGTATTGGTaggtttgtctctctcgacgtGTGTTTCGTCGCAACAAGACCATTCCTTTGGATGTGTGTTCTGTGCTGTTTGTCCCCCTTGTCCAGGGGTCATGAACTCTGTCGACCAGCTCCCACTTCTCaatcttctccctccgcctcAGGTACGGGTCCCGTTAAATACGTTCGAGCCAAGCTGTACAAGGGAGGGGCCCAGCAGCGCGAACACCCACTTCCGTTGCATTTCTGCTTTGCGTTATATTGTTCGAACGTGGCGTGTAGATGTCGCACTCACCCCTATACCGGCCATCTACGCGAAGGGGAGAGTCTGCGCAAGCTCATCTCTCGTAAAACTGGTTTTTAATACTCTCTGTACCTATCCTCCAGACGGTTAGCGCGGCGCCGAGCGACGCTGGTGCTGCCTCCGCGCAGGCGGCGGCAAAGCAGCAAGCGGGCTGTGGAACCAAGCAAAGCAGCAAGAAATCTGCAGAACCCCAAATGAGTGGCGAGTGTCGGTCAAATGATGCCCCtaagaagaaaggcgaaaaagggGCAGGTGGAAATGACAAGAAAGGCAGTGGTCGAGCAAAACAGAGCACCGCCGGTTCGTCTTCGAACGGTGGAGCCGCTGCGGCAGATTCCTCGCGCCCTGTGGAAGATGTGACACGTCTCCGAATGGTGGTGGGCCAGGTCAAGAAAGTCTGGAGGCACCCCGAGGCAGACAAGTGAGTGTATGCCGTCCACATGTTTGGATCAAGTCGCGATGTCAAAGCAAATAGCTTCTTGGATTTGCATGTGTAAACCGTCGACTGCGGCGCGTagttcctgtctctgcttccactctctgtttccactCTCTGCTTCCACAACCGGTTTTTTGTGTGTAAAAGAGGATGAATGACAACAGGCAAGGTCATGCAGCAGCGGTTTGTCTCATCTTCTCTGCAACTATTACTTTTGGTCAGTTTTCTTCATTTGTCTACGTTTTAGGGCTCGTGCGGTTGACTCGCGCGCGTTGTTCCCACTTACGCTTCGAGAAACGTTCAAATCCCGCTTCGGCTTCCAACTTCCCACCTcattttctttcctctcctgcagGCCATTCCTTGCTTCAGGTGGCAATTCTGTATTTGTTTCCTTCGAGTTCGCATCCTCGTGTGTTGCTGTCATCTGTATTCTTGTTTGCTCTGTAACAGACTGTACTGCGAAGAAGTGGACATTGGGGAGTCAGGCCAGGTGCGGATGATCGCCTCAGGGCTGGTGCCCTACATGAAGCCGGAGGAGCTGGAAGGTCAGAAAGTGGTCGTTTTGGCTAACATGAAACCGAAGAATCTCAGGGGCTTCGCATCTCATGGGATGCTAATTTGCGCGACAAGCAAGGACCATTCCAAGTGTGAATTGATGCGACCACCACCCGACACACCTGTAAGAAGATTGAAAATACTGACCTTCCTGCTACTGGCTAGGTTCCGAGAAGACATCGGCTTTTTACGTGTTCTGCACCTTCACGATCATAGGTTTCACCACGAAAAGTGTAATACGCACATGGGACTCCCTCGTGAGTTGGTTTGTCTTTCGTGATTATCGTTGCGGTGACGCAAACATATCTGGACAGTTACGgttgtctctgctttgcaCTTGACCAGTGAGTCTGTTTTCGGTGTCTAGTGGAACAGGAAAAAGTTATCTGCCTTCGTGTGGCTTCTGGTACAGATTGGGGAACAGCTTACCTTTGAAGGCCTTCAGGGTGAACCCGACCCCGTCATGAACACCAAGGAAGGGAAGTACCCTTTTGCTGCTGTTCAGCCGGTAAGAAACCAGTTATGGAGGCTTGTCAGGCTGTTTGTATGTGTGGCTCGCTGCGTTGTGTAACACCAAGCGAATTCACATTGTCTGACGATACCAGAGACATACTAGCTTTGCGGGCATGCGTCAACAATACGTACGGGGGCAGGGTGCTGATGGACAGACATTACACACTCTCTTGAGTTTGTGTCTTACTGTGCAGCATTTCTATACTGATGAAAATCGCGTCGGAATGTACAAGGTAAGCAGCCAGACTGTATAGGCGAGGCGGACTGTTTTTCAACAACAACAACGGAAAAGAAGCTCCTGAGCAAGAGCTACCGTTGAACTGCGTAGTGTCGTGCGATTTCCTGAAAGATCAACCCCAACCTTGGGATCGGGCAAC is part of the Neospora caninum Liverpool complete genome, chromosome II genome and encodes:
- a CDS encoding tRNAbinding domain containing protein, related; the protein is MELLYDSTPAGLATALVGRYVKPCLLQRQPPVPLSLCFMGTEAKAYLKVNEVRNSDTSRPQSHPPSSHVPSIVKPRTAAQVSQWLSFCCENNFAIRGASLFQNLHSHLATRTFFCGEHLTIADFAVFVSCYAWMASASQKERILYCNLTRWMDYIQHLPGVMNSVDQLPLLNLLPPPQTVSAAPSDAGAASAQAAAKQQAGCGTKQSSKKSAEPQMSGECRSNDAPKKKGEKGAGGNDKKGSGRAKQSTAGSSSNGGAAAADSSRPVEDVTRLRMVVGQVKKVWRHPEADKLYCEEVDIGESGQVRMIASGLVPYMKPEELEGQKVVVLANMKPKNLRGFASHGMLICATSKDHSKCELMRPPPDTPIGEQLTFEGLQGEPDPVMNTKEGKYPFAAVQPHFYTDENRVGMYKTHRFMTKQGPVFCDSIVGGTIS